A window from Solanum stenotomum isolate F172 chromosome 5, ASM1918654v1, whole genome shotgun sequence encodes these proteins:
- the LOC125865434 gene encoding indole-3-acetic acid-amido synthetase GH3.6-like — translation MISLKSFWFPPDVWSLLSMEGSMTEENKKNLEFIEEVTSNVDEVQKRVLHEILTRNANVEYLQRLNLNGHTDRETFKKVVPIITYEDIQSDINRIANGDTSPILCSQPVSEFFTSSGTSGGENKLIPTTEEENGRRHQLYGLMMSVVSQFFPDLRNGKGMYFMFIRSEAKTPGGLLARPLLTSVYKSSYFKNSNSRVSPYTSPIESILCLDSYQSMYSQMLCGLCQNREVIRVGSIFAYGFIRAMRFLEDHWSLLCNDIRTGTINNKITDPSVREAVMKILKPDSEWADFIEAECSKDSWEGIVTRLWPNTTYVDVIVTGAMSQYLPMLEYYCNSLPLVSSTYASSECFFGINLNPLCKPCEVSYTLIPTMGYFEFLPIDRSNEVIDSISIHTPFNEKDEQQLVDLVDVKIGQEYELVVTTYSGLYRYRVGDVLRVAGYKNNAPQFNFIRRENVILSIDSDKTNEIELQNAVKNAANNLMPFDARVIDYTSYADTATIPGHYVLFWELNVSAPSPIPPSVLEECCLTIEESLNSVYRQGRTSDKSIGPLEIRIVDTGTFDKLMDYCCTSLLGASINQYKTPRCVKFAPHVELLNSRVVSSYFSPVCPKWVPGRKQWNNTN, via the exons ATGATCAGCTTAAAATCTTTTTGGTTTCCACCGGATGTTTG GTCTTTATTAAGTATGGAAGGAAGCATGACAGAGGAAAACAAGAAGAATCTTGAGTTTATTGAAGAGGTGACTAGTAATGTTGATGAGGTACAAAAGAGAGTTCTTCATGAAATCCTCACTCGAAATGCCAACGTAGAGTACTTGCAACGCCTTAATCTCAATGGTCACACTGATAGAGAGACATTCAAGAAAGTCGTGCCTATCATCACCTACGAAGATATTCAGTCCGATATCAACCGTATAGCCAATGGCGATACATCTCCAATCCTATGCTCCCAGCCCGTATCTGAATTCTTTACAAG TTCTGGGACGTCGGGAGGGGAGAACAAATTGATACCAACAACAGAGGAAGAGAACGGGAGGAGACATCAACTTTACGGCCTTATGATGTCTGTGGTGAGCCAATTTTTTCCAGATTTGAGAAATGGCAAAGGAATGTATTTCATGTTCATAAGGTCTGAAGCCAAGACCCCCGGAGGATTATTAGCGCGTCCTCTTTTAACTAGTGTCTACAAGAGTAGTTATTTCAAAAACAGCAATAGTCGTGTGTCGCCCTATACGAGTCCAATTGAATCCATTCTCTGCCTAGACTCTTACCAAAGCATGTACTCCCAAATGCTTTGTGGCCTCTGCCAAAACAGAGAAGTCATCCGTGTTGGCTCTATTTTTGCATACGGCTTCATCCGTGCTATGCGATTCTTGGAGGATCACTGGTCTCTACTATGTAACGATATCCGAACAGGAACCATTAACAACAAAATTACTGATCCTTCAGTAAGAGAGGCTGTGATGAAAATCCTCAAACCAGACTCGGAGTGGGCTGATTTCATCGAGGCTGAATGCAGCAAGGATTCATGGGAAGGGATTGTCACTAGGCTGTGGCCTAATACCACATACGTGGACGTAATCGTGACTGGAGCCATGTCTCAATATTTACCAATGCTCGAATATTACTGCAATAGCCTCCCTCTCGTTAGTAGTACATATGCTTCCTCCGAATGTTTCTTTGGGATCAACCTGAACCCCCTTTGTAAGCCCTGTGAAGTATCTTACACGCTCATTCCCACCATGGGCTATTTCGAGTTCTTACCGATTGACAGGAGCAATGAAGTCATCGATTCTATCTCCATTCACACACCGTTTAATGAGAAAGACGAACAACAATTGGTCGATTTGGTTGATGTCAAGATTGGCCAGGAGTACGAGCTCGTTGTTACCACATATTCTG GACTGTATAGATACAGAGTGGGTGATGTGCTTCGGGTTGCTGGATACAAGAACAACGCGCCTCAATTCAACTTTATACGCCGGGAAAATGTGATCTTGAGCATCGATTCTGATAAGACTAATGAAATTGAGCTACAAAATGCAGTGAAAAATGCAGCAAACAATCTGATGCCATTTGATGCACGTGTAATCGACTACACCAGCTATGCCGATACTGCTACTATTCCAGGTCATTATGTCCTGTTCTGGGAGCTAAACGTCAGCGCCCCTTCCCCGATTCCTCCTTCAGTCCTTGAAGAGTGTTGCCTCACCATTGAAGAATCTCTCAACAGCGTCTACCGCCAGGGTCGTACGTCTGACAAATCCATTGGGCCTCTTGAAATCAGGATAGTGGATACAGGTACTTTTGACAAGCTCATGGACTATTGCTGTACTAGCTTACTAGGTGCTTCCATTAACCAATATAAGACGCCACGGTGCGTTAAATTTGCACCACATGTTGAGCTATTGAATTCGAGGGTTGTGTCGAGCTACTTCAGTCCCGTGTGTCCGAAATGGGTTCCTGGAAGAAAGCAATGGAACAACACGAATTGA
- the LOC125865433 gene encoding uncharacterized protein LOC125865433 produces MGSISFLVMHSGRWNEDNCYVDFNIEAIVIKEYATFRELLDVVSKQICVDLSFNSVKLRYKIEGSNAPLEIHNDMGVRVYVSLKKDNKELAKYPLCVSVFVNDCELAKRNILEDGFGMCGIDGEDIVDTQALVLSVPNNNDYMNCDIITNTKHKVVLEDQVYKDKKTLKSVMTQYAIEHRFQWRTDRLSQTCYTLVCVCEKCGWMLKLSSINKSGMFRIRKFVDEHTCPLKDKVYDHRQATSNLIGVMIEPKLVDHKRKLTPKDIQQDVGLALGVDVSYAVAWKAKEKAVISLRGTPSGSYSKLPSYLYILDTTYPGSHIRMKKTDENQFLYLYISLFPFIKGFECCRPIVVVDGSHLRGTYNGTFVSASTVDGAGNILPLAYGIIDSENDASWT; encoded by the exons ATGGGAAGCATTAGTTTTCTAGTCATGCATTCTGGAAGGTGGAACGAGGATAATTGCTACGTTGATTTCAATATAGAAGCAATTGTGATAAAAGAATATGCGACATTTAGGGAATTATTGGATGTTGTTTCTAAGCAAATTTGTGTTGATTTGAGCTTCAACAGTGTGAAACTTAGGTATAAAATAGAGGGTAGTAATGCACCTTTGGAAATACACAACGACATGGGTGTGAGGGTGTACGTGTCTTTGAAGAAAGATAACAAGGAATTGGCAAAGTATCCTCTATGTGTATCCGTATTTGTGAATGATTGTGAATTGgctaagagaaatattttggaagaTGGATTTGGAATGTGTGGAATAGATGGAGAAGATATAGTTGATACACAAGCATTAGTGCTTAGTGTGCCGAACAATAACGATTACATGAATTGCGACATTATTACAAACACCAAACATAAGGTAGTATTGGAAGATCAAGTTTATAAGGACAAGAAAACTTTAAAATCTGTGATGACGCAATACGCAATTGAGCATAGATTCCAATGGAGAACAGATAGATTAAGTCAAACATG TTATACACTTGTTTGTGTGTGTGAGAAATGTGGATGGATGTTGAAGTTGTCAAGTATCAATAAATCTGGAATGTTTAGAATTAGAAAATTCGTAGATGAGCACACATGTCCATTGAAAGATAAGGTGTATGATCATCGACAGGCAACAAGCAATCTTATTGGAGTTATGATTGAACCCAAATTAGTTGATCATAAAAGGAAGTTAACGCCAAAGGATATACAACAAGATGTCGGCCTTGCACTTGGAGTAGATGTATCGTACGCAGTGGCATGGAAGGCTAAGGAAAAGGCTGTAATTTCTTTAAGGGGGACACCATCTGGATCTTATAGTAAATTGCCGAGCTACTTATACATATTGGACACTACCTACCCTGGATCACATATAAGAATGAAGAAAACCGATGAAAATCAGTTTTTGTATCTTTATATTTCTCTCTTCCCGTTCATAAAAGGTTTTGAATGTTGTAGACCAATTGTCGTAGTTGATGGCAGCCATCTCAGGGGGACGTATAATGGTACATTTGTTTCTGCGAGTACTGTTGATGGAGCAG GAAATATATTGCCGCTAGCATATGGAATTATTGATTCGGAAAATGATGCATCCTGGACTTGA